TCGACCAGCAAGACGTACCAGCGCACAGAGAATCGACACCCCGTCCTGGGCGTCGAGTATCGACAGAGCGAGTACTCGCAGACGGACTCCTACTTCGGGAAGATGGGGTCACGTGTGCGCTTCTTCCTCCCCCCGAACAGCAAGGCCCCTCTGGCCTTCTACCACTTCGGTGATCTGCTCGGTGAGTACAGCGACCTCGAACTTGCCGCCACGATCGGCACGATGGAGACCTTCCAGAAGATCTACCGACCGGAGATCTACAACGCCAACACCGCCGCAGGCGCGTCGTACCAGCCGAGTCTGGCGAATGCGGACTACTCGCCGATCCCGATCGCCTACGACCGCGAGGAACGCAGCCGACTGGGACTCGAGCAGGGCAGGTTCGCCGAAGAGCACTTCGTCATTCCGCACAAGGCCGCGCTCGAAGAGTGGTCGAAAGACTTCGCGGTCCATCAGCTCGATCCGCAAGGAGAACGATCATGAGCAAGCTGCTTCCCACATCCACCGCCGGCAGCCTGCCCAAGCCTTCGTGGCTTGCAGAGCCCGAGAAGCTCTGGTCGCCCTGGAAACTCGACGGTGACGAGCTGGCAGAAGGCCGGCAGGATGCCCTCCGACTGTCTTTGGCGGACCAGCAACGGGCGGGCATCGACATCGTGAGCGACGGTGAGCAGACCCGCCAGCATTTCGTCACCACCTTCATCGAGCACCTCAGTGGAGTGGATTTCGAGAACCGGAGGACGGTCAGGATCCGCGACCGCTACGACGCATCGGTACCCACCGTTGTCGGCGCGGTGACCCGCGAGAAGGCGGTCTTCGTCGACGACGCCCGGTTCCTCCGAGGCCAGACGGACCAGCCCATCAAATGGGCCCTGCCCGGGCCCATGACCATGGTCGACACTCTCTACGACGCTCACTATGGGAGCCGGGAGAAGCTGGCCTGGGAGTTCGCCACCATTCTCAACCAGGAGGCGAGAGAACTGCAGGATGCGGGCGTCGACATCATCCAGTTCGATGAGCCCTCGTTCAATGTCTTCTTCGATGAGGCGAACGACTGGGGCGTGGCCGCGCTGGAGAGGGCAATCGAAGGGCTCGCCTGCGAGACGGCGGTGCACGTCTGTTACGGTTACGGCATCAAAGCCAACACCGACTGGAAAGAGACCCTCGGGGCGGAGTGGCGTCAATACGAAGCGATCTTTCCGAGGATCCAGGCCTCGGACATCGATATCGTCTCGCTCGAGTGCCACAACTCGCACGTGCCCCTGGACCTGATCGAGCTCATCCGGGGCAAGAAGGTGATGGTCGGTGCCATCGACGTGGCAACCACCGCCGTCGAGACACCCGAAGAGGTCGCCAGCACTCTGCGGAAATCGCTGCAGTTCGTCGACGCCGACAAGCTCTACCCTTCGACGAACTGCGGCATGGCGCCCCTGCCCCGAGGTGTTGCCCGCGCCAAGCTCGCCGCACTGGGTGCGGGGGCAGAGATCGTCCGAAGAGAGCTCTCGTGAGCACCTTCCGAAGTGGTCAGCCCCAGAAGGCCCGCACGGTTTCGGCGACGAGACCGGCCTGACGCCGACCGGCCTCCGCTGAGGCGCGGCGGGTGTGCATCAGCAGGGGGTTCTCTCCGAACGCGAGGGTGCTTTCTTCGTCGGCCTGCACGACGAACACCTCGCTGGTGCCCCGGAGGGTGTCGATGGTGGCGGGCAGGGTCGGCCCCATGCCGCTGACTGCGGGCTCGGGGGAACAGGCGATCACCAGGATGCTCGCGCAGTCCGCGGCGACGTCGGTGTTCGCCGAGGAGCGCATGCCTCCGTCCATGTAGGGATGACCGTCGATCGTGATCGGTTTGAACACTCCCGGCACGGCGCAGCTGGCGGCGACCGCCCTCGCGAGTTCGGCATCCGAGTCGCGGTCGAAGACGGTGAAGTGGCCGGTCTCGGCGTCGACGGCGGTGATGCGCAGTTCGCCCTCCGGCCATTCTGTGCCGGGCAGCAGAGGCGCGATGCGGGCGAGGCTTGCTGTGTCGTCTGACCGTTGGTAGTCCTCGAGGGCGAGTTCGCCGATCGTGCGCCTGGTGGCCGCTTCGCCTTCCGTGCTCGCGATGCCGGCCATGATCACCTTCATCGTCCGGGACAGGTCGCGGTCTTCCGCGCCCTCGGGCGCCGGGTCTGCGAGAGGCCGATCATCGTCGCTGTCGGCCAGGAGCGAGGCGTAGGTGGCATCGAGTGTTCCGGCGCGGAGGTTCACGCCGACGACCGAGCCGGCAGACGTTCCGACGACCACGTCAGCGCTCTGCAGATCGATGCCGTGCTGCAGCAGACCGGTGAGGAGCCCGGTCTCCCACGCGATGCCGGCGACACCGCCTCCGCTCAGGACAATGGCGCGGCGTGCGCCGCTCTGCTCGGATGTGGTGTCTTCGTCGCTCATGCTTGAACGCTACTCCACCCGTGAACCCTGCTGCCGGCGAGTGCAATGGTGCCCCCAGAATGGGTGTCAGCGCCGCAAACAGGCCAAATTGTTTACTTAAGCGACGACGGGCGGTGGGCTGGCCGCAGATTTCCGGGAGATCGGCGTCGCCTGATCGAGCGGAGCCGGTGCGACGAGAGCTGTCGGGGAGCTGAGCATGAGCCACCGCATCGAATAGTGCACGCAGAGATATCCGTAGATCTCCTGGCGGACGCCGACGGGCATCTTGGAGCGGAGCGTGATCGAGCTGCTCGACCGATGCGCCCGGAACTCGTCGAATGCGCTGGCAAGGTTGCGATGCTGTGAGATGAGGGCCGACAGGTCTTTCGGGGTCAGAAGCGAGGGGTCGGCGATGGTCGTCACGAAACGACGCCGTCCACCGTCGCGAAGGCGGGTCTCGACAACTCGCACCTCTAGCGGGGAGGTGACCGAATCGGAGATGGCGTGCTGCGGCAGGTGGGACATGAACGAGCCGTCGGGGAGCGGGCGTGAATTCGGGAGTTCTGCGGTCGCGGGGGCTTCCCAGAGCAGCTGCGCGCCCGTGGCAGCGGCGACCCGCCATGCCTCTGACGAGAAGCTGCCTGGCCCCGCTATCACGAGGGATTCGGGGCCGATCCGCGAGAGGAAGTCCATGGTCGCCCCCTTGTCACCGTCTGCTCCTTGCACGGAAGCGCCGATCACTGCCCCGGAAGCGATCTCGGTGAGGCCGAGGACCAGGGCGGCGGGCGAACCGGGGAGGGAAAGGTCGGCCGTCTGGCGCCGGCCGAATTCGCGGCTGTTGGCCTCTGTGTCGGGGATGTCGATGAGCACGCTGTCGATGCCCAGCACGCGCCAGGAGTGGTGGAAGCCGTCACCGCCCTCGGTCAGCGGGCGGGCGACGCGGTCGAACAGCTGCTGGATGGGTTCCCATCCCAACCTCTGCCGAGCCTTGTAGAGGGCCGCTTTCGTCGGAACGGGCCACGACTGCGTCCATCCTGACGACCACGCCTGCCCGTCGACCAGGAGGCGGATCACTTCGTCGTACGAGGAATGGGAGAACAACGCGAGCCCGAGCACGTAGTAGACCACGATGCGAGAGGGGAGTAGCCGGCTGCGTTGTTGCACGCGCCCGAGGTCTGCGACGACCTGGTCGACGACGTCGGGCGGGAAGACCCGTGCCAGCATGGCGAATGCGAGGTGGTCTGAGAGCCGACTGTCGCTGTCGGGCTTCGTCCATCCGGCTCGGGGCATGGAAGTGATCGTACCAATCTCGGCTTTAAGTAAACGATTATGTGGCCGCCGTGTATGGTGTGCGGAAGAGGCCAAATCGGCAAACTCTCACAATCCAGGGGACACACTTCATGACGCTCAGCGACGCCGAAAACAGCACTCACAGCACAGCCAGGCGCACGCGCCACGCCCTTGCCCGCGGCCTCGCAGTCGTCGCGGCGACGGCCGGCCTCGTGGCCGCCAGCAGCCTCGCGGCGAACGCGGCTGAGGACACCGGCAGCACCGACGGGCACGTCGCCGTCTCGACCGCGATCTCGCTCACCGGGCTCACCAGCGACTTCACCCTGACCGGCGTTCCCGGTGCAACGGCTTCCGAGCCCGATGCCGTCGCCTTCACCGTCGAGACGAACAACCTCGCAGGGTATTCCGTCACCGTGCAGGCCGCCACCGCGACCCTCGTGGCCGACACCGCGGGCAACACCGACTCGATCCCGATCGGCGCCCTCCGCGTCAGCAACTCGGCTGATGTGCTCACACCGGTGAGCAATGCGGCCACGGTCCTCGTCCACACCCAGGGCACCCGCTCCGCTGAGGGCGGCGACGACCTGACGAACGACTACTCCGTCGCTATCCCGTTCGTGAACAGCGACACCTACTCGGTGACGCTGAACTACATCGCAGCGACCCTCTAGGTCGACATCCGCATCCTTGGTTTCTCGATGACCACTCGACGTGCACGCGGCGGAGCTCTCGCCGCGTGCACGCTCGTTGCTCTGCTCCTGGCCCTCGTCGGCACAGCGTCTCCGGCCCTGGCCGACACCGCGACGCCAGCAGCCACCCCCACCCCGACCCCGTCGCCCACCCAGACGACGACGTACAACACGCTCCCCACCCCGTTCTCGCTCACAGTGAGCCCCACCCGCCTGGCCCTCGGTCCGGCCGATGCGGGCACCGACCACGCGATCAACGTGGTCAACCGGGGAGAGGATGCCCTGCACATCGACGTGCAGAAACAGAGCTTCGTCGGGGCCGCCGACGGCAGCCTCGCGTTCCAGGCAGACGCACCGTATTCGGCGATCGACTGGGTCTCCGTCTCACCGGCGTCTTTCGATGTGCAGCCCGGTGCCGCCCAGAGTGTCTCGGTCTCCGTCGATGTGCCCGCGAACGCCGACCTGGGCGACCACCAGGTCGCCCTGGTGTTCCTTGTTCCTGCCGGCACGGATGGCTCGAACATCAAGATCAACCGTGGAGTGGGCACGCCCGTCTACATCACGGTTCCCGGCCCTGTCGACGACACTGTCACCGTCAGTGACCTCGCTGCCCCGGGCTTCTCCGCAGGAGGTCCCGTCGACGTGACGGCGTCCGTGCAGAACGCCGGCACGGTTCATCGCGATTTCCGAGGGGACAGCGCGTTGGCTCTCGCCGGCGCATCGACGGACTTCACCGACTTCACCGTCGCCCGCGGTTCGGCGCGAACCATCAGTGCAACCTGGACGCCCCCGCTGATGTGCATCTGCAACATCAGCACGGCAATCACCAACGCAGACGGTGTCTCCACGAGCGAGTCGGTGCAGGTCATCGTCTTTCCCGTCGTTCCCGCTGCCGAGCTTGTCGGTGGCCTCCTGCTCGTCGTCCTGCTGCTCGTCTTCGCCCGTCACCAATATCGCAAGGGTGTTCGGCTTGCCGCAGAGCGATTGACCTCCGACAGCAGCGGAGATGTCTAGACACGCCAGGCCCCGCGGTCGGGCCCTGGCGATCATCGCCGCCATCGCCCTCGCGGTCTCGACCGTTGTCGTCGTCACACCTTTGTCCGCGACGGCCGCCGGTACCGTGCTCTTCCAGAACAGCTTCGCCAACCGCACGGTCGACGGCACAGGCTCGGTGACCGTCCCGACGCCGACGAACGGCACCAACGCCATCTGCCTCACGGCGAGCGGCAACAGCGCGACCCTGCCCCTGCTCTCGTGCCCGGGCACGAGCGACGCACAGGGTGCGGGAAAACTCCGCATGACCAACGCGACGGGGAACCAGATCGGCGGAGTGTTCGGCGAGACGAGCTTCCCCACCTCGAACGGCCTCGACGTCACCTTCAACACGTACCAGTGGGGAGGCGGCAGCGCCGATGGTATGGCCTTCATGCTCAGCGCGATCGACCCGGCCAACCCTGCTGCCCCCACGGCCATCGGCCCCGGTGGCGGCTCACTCGGCTACAGTCCCGCCGGTTCGGTCAAGGGTCTGCCGAACGCCTATCTCGGGGTCGGCCTGGACGTGTTCGGAAACTTCAGCAGCACCGGATTCCAGGGCACTGGATGCACGAATGTGCCGAACATCACGGCATCCGTCGCCGGCGCCGTCGTGGTGCGCGGCCCCGGCAACAACCTCGCCGGGTACTGCGGGCTGACCACCACCTACACCGGATCGCCGTCGTCGAGAGTGGCGCTCCACACGTCGACGCGTGCGGCATCGGCCGTACCGGTGCAGGTGCTCATCAACCCGACCTCCAGTGCGTTCGCCTCGACAACCGGCGTCTCGGTCGATGCCGGCACCTACAAAGTTGTCGTCACGCCGGTCGGGGGAGCGACGAAGACGCTCACCGGGCCGTTGCCGACGGTGGCGGCGGGCGTCTACCCCTCGACGAGCTGGCTCAACTCGGCCGGGGTTCCGCGCCAGCTCGGCTTCGCCTTCGTCGGTTCCACGGGTTCGGTGACCGACAACCACGAGGCCTCCGACGTCAAGGTGCTCACCTTCAACCCGGTTCCCCAGCTCAGCGTCGCCGGCACCAGTTTCAGCGCCGCGAACCCCGCTGTGGGCGCGCCGGTGACCTACAGCGTCGCCACCGGCGTGCAGGTGGGCGCGAACGAGACGAGCCCGATCTCGATGACCATGACGACACCGGCCGGGGTCGTTCCGGTGGGCGCCTTCGGTTCCGGATGGTTGTGCGGGTCTCCGAACGCACAGACGGTGACCTGCGTCACAACGGCCTCGAGTTTCGCCAATGGCACAGCCCTGCCCACCATCACTGTCGTCGCCATCGTCACGAGCGCCAGCATGACCGCCGCCACCGTGCAGAATGCATCGACTGCCCGGGTGTCGTCGATCGACGCCAACCCCGACACCGATTCGATCATGACGGCGGGAACCCTCCCGAGCGCACCGTCGGTGACGTCGGTGAGCCCCACGATCGGAGCGATCTCGGGGGGCGGCTCGCTCACCGTCAGCGGCACCTCCCTCACGGCAGCGACAGCCATCGAGATCGGCACGGCGGCCGAGCAGGGTGCCGCGACGCCCGTCGTGCTGCTTCCGTGCGCCAGCGGGCCGGCCGCCGGGTGTTTCACGGTCAGCGGCAACACGCTGGTCATCTCGTCGATGCCCGCCCGGGCATCCGCTGCCGGCGTCTCTGTCACCGTCGTGACGCAGGGGCTGGCGTCTGCCGCGACCTACGTCTACGCCTCCGCGCCCGCGACACCGGTCGCACCCACCGCGACGGCCGGCACGACGAGCGCCGTGGTGAACTGGGTCGCCACGGCGACGAACGGCAGCGCTCTCACCACCTACACCGTGGTCGCCTACCTCGGAACGACCGTCGCGTCGACCGTCGTCGTCGATGCCGCCCAGCTGACCCGCACGTTCACGGGCCTCACGGTGGGCGGGTCGTACACGTTCACCGTGGCCGCGACGAACGCCTACGGCACGTCGGCGGCGAGCCCGAAGTCGACAGCGGTTGTTCCGTACACCGTGCCCGGTGCGCCGGTGATCTCGGCCGCGACGGCCGGCGACTCGTCGGCGACCCTGACCTACAGCGCTCCGAGCAACGGCAGCAGCGTCATCACCGGGTACACCGTCACCCCCTACCTCGGCAACACCGCGCAGGCCGCCCAGGTCTTCACGGGCACGGCGACGACGCAGACGGTCGTGGGCCTGACCCCGGGCTCCGCCTACACCTTCACGGTGGCGGCCCAGAATGCTGCCGGAACCGGTGCGGCTTCGGCCCGTTCCACCGCCATTACCCCCAACCAGTCGCCGTCGCTGACCTTCGCCGCACCGCCCGCGGGCGAGGTCGGCGTGGCCTACTCACGCACACTGACCGTGACGAACGGAACGTCACCCTTCACCTGGTCGGTGAGCGCCGGCACGCTGCCGCCGGGGCTGACACTCGGAGCGACGACGGGTGTGCTCGCCGGAACGCCGACGACCGCCGGCAGCTACACCTTCACCGTGCAGATCGTCGACGCCAGCGCCCAGACC
Above is a genomic segment from Subtercola boreus containing:
- a CDS encoding methionine synthase, yielding MSKLLPTSTAGSLPKPSWLAEPEKLWSPWKLDGDELAEGRQDALRLSLADQQRAGIDIVSDGEQTRQHFVTTFIEHLSGVDFENRRTVRIRDRYDASVPTVVGAVTREKAVFVDDARFLRGQTDQPIKWALPGPMTMVDTLYDAHYGSREKLAWEFATILNQEARELQDAGVDIIQFDEPSFNVFFDEANDWGVAALERAIEGLACETAVHVCYGYGIKANTDWKETLGAEWRQYEAIFPRIQASDIDIVSLECHNSHVPLDLIELIRGKKVMVGAIDVATTAVETPEEVASTLRKSLQFVDADKLYPSTNCGMAPLPRGVARAKLAALGAGAEIVRRELS
- a CDS encoding patatin-like phospholipase family protein, which produces MSDEDTTSEQSGARRAIVLSGGGVAGIAWETGLLTGLLQHGIDLQSADVVVGTSAGSVVGVNLRAGTLDATYASLLADSDDDRPLADPAPEGAEDRDLSRTMKVIMAGIASTEGEAATRRTIGELALEDYQRSDDTASLARIAPLLPGTEWPEGELRITAVDAETGHFTVFDRDSDAELARAVAASCAVPGVFKPITIDGHPYMDGGMRSSANTDVAADCASILVIACSPEPAVSGMGPTLPATIDTLRGTSEVFVVQADEESTLAFGENPLLMHTRRASAEAGRRQAGLVAETVRAFWG
- a CDS encoding IS4 family transposase, with protein sequence MPRAGWTKPDSDSRLSDHLAFAMLARVFPPDVVDQVVADLGRVQQRSRLLPSRIVVYYVLGLALFSHSSYDEVIRLLVDGQAWSSGWTQSWPVPTKAALYKARQRLGWEPIQQLFDRVARPLTEGGDGFHHSWRVLGIDSVLIDIPDTEANSREFGRRQTADLSLPGSPAALVLGLTEIASGAVIGASVQGADGDKGATMDFLSRIGPESLVIAGPGSFSSEAWRVAAATGAQLLWEAPATAELPNSRPLPDGSFMSHLPQHAISDSVTSPLEVRVVETRLRDGGRRRFVTTIADPSLLTPKDLSALISQHRNLASAFDEFRAHRSSSSITLRSKMPVGVRQEIYGYLCVHYSMRWLMLSSPTALVAPAPLDQATPISRKSAASPPPVVA